A section of the Chryseobacterium ginsenosidimutans genome encodes:
- a CDS encoding HD domain-containing protein, protein MKNLIENTVEFVKEKLKGAEAGHDWFHIERVWKLSKKIAETEDCNREIVELGALLHDIADPKFHNGDETLALKVSREFLESQSASEDIIEKVLFIIKNISFKNRGETLEKLPIELKIVQDADRIDAIGAIGIGRTFNFGGFKNNLMYDPDIAPKVNMSKDEYKKSNGTTINHFYEKLLLLKDLMNTEKGKEIANERHDFMLKFLDQFYKEWNVD, encoded by the coding sequence ATGAAGAATTTGATAGAAAATACAGTAGAATTTGTTAAAGAAAAATTGAAAGGTGCTGAAGCGGGACACGATTGGTTTCACATTGAAAGAGTATGGAAACTGTCTAAAAAAATCGCTGAAACTGAAGATTGTAACCGGGAAATAGTAGAATTGGGGGCTTTGCTTCACGATATTGCTGATCCCAAATTTCATAACGGTGACGAAACACTTGCCTTAAAAGTTTCAAGAGAATTTTTAGAAAGTCAGAGTGCTTCGGAAGATATCATCGAAAAAGTATTATTTATTATTAAAAATATTTCGTTTAAAAATAGAGGCGAAACTCTTGAAAAACTTCCGATCGAACTTAAAATAGTTCAGGATGCAGATAGGATTGACGCAATCGGCGCAATTGGAATCGGACGGACTTTTAATTTCGGCGGTTTTAAAAATAATCTGATGTATGATCCTGATATTGCACCAAAAGTCAACATGTCAAAAGATGAATACAAAAAATCAAACGGAACGACAATCAACCATTTCTACGAAAAGCTGTTGCTGCTAAAAGATTTGATGAATACCGAAAAAGGAAAAGAAATTGCCAACGAAAGGCATGATTTTATGCTGAAATTTCTCGATCAGTTTTATAAAGAGTGGAATGTTGATTAG
- a CDS encoding DUF72 domain-containing protein, which translates to MKFGQVEDPSKIDFTLPKDHPKTKEILSQNKKGLENISIGCAKWNKTDLKGFYPKGTKDELTYYATQFNSIELNATFYGMPTPEQVQTWKEKTPADFKFFPKITNTVSHFRRLINIDDVVTQFASAVLNFDEKLGMVFLQLHDNFKPKDYDRLEKFVKDWPKEVPLAIELRNTEWFTDEEIFNTTCELFEANNITNIIVDTAGRRDMLHMRLTTPNAFIRYVGANAESDYERLDDWMKHLTKWKEQGLQNIYFFVHQNIEKASPLLSAYFIKKMNDEWKTDILIPQMATENTGTLF; encoded by the coding sequence ATGAAATTCGGACAAGTAGAAGATCCTTCAAAAATAGATTTTACATTACCCAAAGATCATCCGAAAACAAAGGAAATTTTAAGCCAGAACAAAAAAGGACTGGAAAATATTTCCATAGGATGTGCAAAATGGAACAAAACCGACCTTAAAGGATTTTACCCGAAAGGAACAAAGGACGAACTGACGTATTACGCCACGCAGTTTAACTCCATCGAATTAAATGCTACATTCTACGGAATGCCAACTCCGGAACAGGTTCAGACATGGAAAGAAAAAACTCCGGCAGATTTCAAGTTTTTTCCAAAAATCACCAATACGGTTTCGCACTTCAGAAGGCTTATTAATATTGATGATGTTGTAACGCAATTTGCAAGTGCAGTCTTAAATTTTGATGAAAAATTAGGAATGGTTTTTCTTCAGTTGCATGATAACTTTAAGCCCAAAGATTACGACAGACTAGAAAAATTCGTGAAAGACTGGCCAAAGGAAGTTCCATTGGCAATTGAGCTAAGAAATACGGAATGGTTTACCGACGAAGAGATCTTCAACACTACCTGCGAGCTTTTTGAAGCTAATAATATCACCAATATCATCGTAGATACCGCTGGAAGGAGAGATATGCTTCACATGCGCCTTACAACTCCAAACGCATTTATCCGGTATGTGGGAGCCAATGCAGAAAGTGATTACGAAAGGCTGGATGACTGGATGAAACATCTTACAAAATGGAAGGAACAGGGATTGCAGAATATTTACTTTTTTGTACATCAAAATATCGAAAAAGCCTCACCTCTATTGTCCGCTTACTTCATCAAAAAAATGAATGACGAGTGGAAAACTGACATTTTAATCCCTCAAATGGCAACAGAAAATACCGGAACCTTATTTTAA
- a CDS encoding ribonucleoside-diphosphate reductase subunit alpha has translation MDEQNNNIWWLNEESEQMLNRGYLLKGETVDGAIDRITTAAAKKLYKPELQAAFKEMIMKGWISFSSPVWANMGTQRGLPISCFNVHIPDSIEGITHKMGEVIMQTKIGGGTSGYFGELRNRGTAVTDNGKSSGAVSFMKLFDTAMDVVSQGGVRRGAFAAYLDIDHGDIEEFLSIKDIGSPIQNLFTGICVPDYWMQDMIDGDMDKRKIWARVLESRQQKGLPYIFFTDNVNRNKPQVYKDLGLTVNASNLCSEIMLPSTREESFICCLSSMNLELYDEWKDTNAVQLAIYFLDAVLSEFIEKTEGNYYLQGARNFAMRHRALGLGVLGYHSYLQKNMIPFESFEATQFNARAFRHIKEQADLASKELANIYGEPEILKGYGMRNTTTMAIAPTTSSSAILGQTSPGIEPFASNYYKAGLAKGNFMRKNKYLAKLLEEKGLDNEETWRTIMLNHGSVQHLKELTEEEKAVFKTFKEISPMEIISQAAQRQQYIDQAQSLNLQIPSTMPVKDVNYLYIEAWKKGVKTLYYQRSSSVSKEMMVNFVSCSACEA, from the coding sequence ATGGACGAACAAAATAACAACATATGGTGGCTCAACGAAGAATCTGAGCAAATGTTGAACAGAGGATACCTGTTAAAAGGAGAAACTGTAGACGGAGCGATCGACAGAATTACCACTGCAGCAGCCAAAAAATTATACAAACCTGAATTGCAGGCCGCATTTAAGGAAATGATCATGAAAGGATGGATCAGTTTCTCATCACCTGTTTGGGCAAATATGGGAACTCAAAGAGGTCTTCCTATTTCATGTTTTAATGTTCACATTCCGGACAGTATCGAAGGAATTACTCACAAAATGGGTGAAGTGATCATGCAGACGAAAATCGGGGGCGGAACTTCAGGATATTTCGGGGAACTTCGTAACAGAGGAACTGCAGTAACGGATAACGGAAAATCTTCAGGAGCTGTTTCTTTCATGAAATTGTTTGATACCGCAATGGATGTGGTTTCTCAAGGTGGTGTTAGAAGAGGTGCTTTTGCTGCTTATTTGGATATAGACCACGGAGATATTGAAGAATTTTTATCTATTAAAGACATCGGAAGTCCGATTCAGAACTTATTTACAGGAATTTGTGTTCCTGATTACTGGATGCAGGACATGATCGATGGTGATATGGATAAGCGTAAAATCTGGGCAAGGGTTTTAGAAAGCCGTCAGCAGAAAGGTCTTCCTTATATTTTCTTCACTGATAACGTAAACAGAAATAAACCGCAGGTTTACAAAGATTTAGGATTAACGGTAAACGCAAGTAACCTTTGTTCTGAAATCATGCTTCCTTCAACAAGGGAAGAATCTTTCATCTGCTGTCTATCTTCTATGAATTTAGAGTTATACGACGAATGGAAAGATACGAACGCTGTACAATTGGCTATCTATTTCCTTGACGCTGTTTTATCAGAATTCATCGAAAAAACGGAAGGAAACTACTACTTACAAGGAGCAAGAAATTTCGCAATGCGTCACAGAGCTCTTGGATTAGGAGTTTTAGGATATCACTCTTATTTACAGAAAAATATGATTCCGTTTGAAAGTTTTGAGGCAACTCAATTTAATGCAAGAGCTTTCAGACACATCAAAGAACAGGCAGATCTCGCTTCAAAAGAACTAGCGAACATTTACGGAGAGCCGGAAATCTTAAAAGGTTACGGAATGAGAAACACTACTACAATGGCAATCGCTCCTACCACTTCAAGTTCTGCAATTTTAGGACAGACTTCTCCTGGAATTGAACCTTTTGCTTCTAATTATTATAAAGCAGGTCTTGCAAAAGGAAACTTTATGCGTAAGAACAAGTATTTAGCAAAATTATTAGAAGAAAAAGGTCTTGACAATGAAGAAACATGGAGAACGATCATGTTGAATCACGGTTCTGTTCAACACCTGAAAGAATTAACTGAAGAAGAAAAAGCAGTATTCAAAACGTTTAAAGAGATTTCTCCGATGGAGATTATTTCTCAGGCAGCCCAGAGACAGCAATATATCGATCAGGCTCAGTCACTGAACCTGCAGATTCCTTCAACAATGCCTGTAAAAGACGTAAATTACCTTTATATTGAGGCTTGGAAAAAAGGTGTAAAAACGCTTTATTACCAAAGAAGCTCTTCTGTTTCTAAAGAAATGATGGTAAATTTTGTTTCTTGTTCGGCTTGTGAAGCATAA
- a CDS encoding ribonucleotide-diphosphate reductase subunit beta has translation MGIFDKRVSYKPFEYPEVLQFVEAINKSFWVHSEVDFTADVQDFHSQLEPHEKNAVKNALLAIAQIEVSVKSFWGNLYNHLPKPELNGLGSTFAECEFRHSEAYSRLLEVLGYNEEFTHVVEVPALKKRIEFLSNVLKHANSTTPKEYVSSLLLFSILIENVSLFSQFAIILSFTRFKGFMKNVSNIIAWTSIDEQIHANGGIYLINKIREEQPDLLTDSDIEDIYTLVDQSIELEGEILDWIFELGELDKFSKNDLINFMKYRVDESLDKINMEKRYNITGEQYSPMKWFEEEVFANSMDDFFAKRPVDYTKHDKSITANDLF, from the coding sequence ATGGGAATTTTCGATAAAAGAGTAAGTTACAAACCATTTGAATACCCTGAGGTTCTTCAATTTGTAGAGGCGATCAACAAATCGTTCTGGGTACATTCGGAAGTAGATTTTACGGCAGATGTTCAGGATTTTCATTCTCAGCTGGAGCCGCACGAAAAAAACGCTGTAAAAAATGCACTTTTAGCGATTGCTCAAATCGAAGTTTCAGTAAAGTCGTTTTGGGGAAATCTTTACAATCACCTTCCAAAGCCTGAACTGAACGGTCTGGGATCAACATTTGCAGAATGCGAATTCCGTCATTCGGAAGCCTATTCCCGTTTGCTTGAAGTTTTGGGTTATAACGAAGAATTTACCCATGTTGTAGAAGTTCCTGCCTTAAAAAAGAGAATTGAATTTCTATCCAATGTCTTAAAACATGCCAATTCTACAACCCCGAAAGAGTATGTTTCATCTCTTTTGCTGTTCAGTATTTTGATAGAAAATGTGTCATTGTTTTCGCAGTTTGCTATTATTTTATCATTCACCAGATTTAAAGGTTTCATGAAAAATGTTTCCAATATTATCGCCTGGACTTCTATTGATGAGCAGATTCATGCGAATGGAGGAATTTATTTAATTAACAAAATCCGTGAAGAACAGCCGGATCTTTTAACTGATTCTGATATTGAAGATATTTATACTTTGGTAGATCAGTCTATCGAGCTTGAAGGCGAAATTCTTGACTGGATCTTTGAATTGGGCGAACTGGATAAATTTTCTAAAAACGATCTAATCAACTTTATGAAATACCGTGTTGATGAAAGCTTAGACAAGATCAACATGGAAAAACGTTACAACATCACTGGTGAACAATACAGCCCTATGAAGTGGTTTGAAGAAGAAGTTTTCGCCAATTCTATGGATGATTTCTTTGCAAAAAGACCGGTGGATTATACGAAACATGACAAGAGTATTACTGCGAATGATTTGTTTTAA
- a CDS encoding ABC transporter ATP-binding protein, with translation MLVIQDLHKSYDTGKSKLHVLKGINLNISEGEFVSIMGSSGSGKSTLLNIIGILDEKDSGTYELDNVPIEHLSEVKAAEYRSKFLGFIFQSFNLIGYKTALDNVALPLYYQNMPRKERNQRAMEYLEKVGLAQWANHLPNELSGGQKQRVAIARALITNPKVVLADEPTGALDSKTTHDIMKLLQDINNEGKTIIVVTHEPDVAAQTKRNVILKDGIIESDEFIKQIVL, from the coding sequence ATGTTAGTAATTCAGGATTTACATAAATCGTATGATACAGGGAAAAGCAAGTTGCACGTTCTCAAGGGAATTAATCTAAATATTTCCGAGGGTGAGTTTGTTTCCATCATGGGAAGTTCCGGTTCCGGGAAGTCTACGCTTCTTAATATTATTGGTATTCTTGATGAAAAAGATTCCGGGACTTATGAATTGGATAATGTTCCGATTGAGCACTTGTCTGAAGTAAAGGCTGCGGAGTATAGAAGTAAGTTTTTAGGATTTATTTTTCAGTCTTTTAATCTGATTGGATATAAAACAGCTTTGGATAATGTTGCGCTTCCTTTGTATTATCAGAATATGCCAAGAAAAGAGCGTAACCAAAGAGCAATGGAATATCTGGAAAAAGTAGGATTGGCTCAATGGGCAAATCATTTACCAAACGAGCTTTCGGGAGGCCAGAAACAGAGGGTTGCAATAGCAAGAGCTTTGATCACAAATCCCAAAGTTGTACTTGCAGATGAGCCGACAGGAGCTTTGGATTCTAAAACGACACACGATATTATGAAACTTCTTCAGGATATTAATAATGAAGGAAAAACGATTATCGTTGTAACCCACGAACCCGATGTAGCGGCACAAACAAAAAGAAACGTTATTCTGAAGGACGGAATCATTGAAAGTGATGAATTTATAAAGCAGATCGTTTTATAG